The region CATTCGAAGAACCTACAACCGGACAAAGTAACCACAAGAAGGTAGTAATCTAAAAATGTATACACCTAATCCGACATTCTATTTACAAGATACAAAACCAAGGCTCCCCAGAGGCCACTTTACCTTCCCATCCACCCCCCATCAACCGTAACCAACTCCCCACTAACATACGAACTCGCCTCGCTGGCCAAAAACACCACCGGCCCCTTAAAGTCCTCGGGCTTCCCCCACCTGCCCGCCGGAATGCGCGCCATGATGCCCACATTGCGGTTATTATCATTGATCAACGCAACATTCATATCCGTATCAATATACCCCGGCGCAATCGCATTCACATTAATCCCCTTCCCGACCCACTCATTACTCAACGCCTTCGTCAACTGCGCAACACCGCCCTTACTCGCCGCATACGCAGGAACCGTAATCCCGCCCTGATACGAGAGCAGCGAGGCAACATTGATAATCGACCCCTTCTTGCGGCCATTCACAAAAGCACTCTCCGGCTGAGAGAGGATATACGCGCCGAACTCGCGACACAGCGTGAATACACTGGTGAGGTTCACATTCAGGACATCGTCCCAGTCCTCGTCTGGGAATTTCTCCGATGGGTGTCGGCGCTGGATGCCCGCGCAGTTTAGCAGGATGGTTGGGTTGTGGCCCTGTGAGACGAGTGTGGGGATGATGGCTTTCACGGAGGAGCGGTCGGAGAGTTCGGCTGTGTGGATTGTGGCTTTGCGCTTTAGGGTGTTGGTTATGTGGTCGTGGGTGCTGGTGTTTGAGGCATCTCGCTGTTGATCGTGATTGGATGGTTAGCTGTCTTATACGTGTAAAGAGAGAGAGTGGGAATGGTTACCTGGACGAGGATAATATCCGCGCCGGCTTCAGCAAGGGCAATTGCCATTGCGGCGCCAATGCCGCGGGTTCCGCCGGTAATGAGGGCGGTCTTACcctggagggagaagagggaggggaCTGAGTCTGCCATTTTTTGAATTTTTGGTTTGAATTGTGGTTAGAGATTAGAAATTGATGGAGGGGGAGTGCTATATATCTAAGTAGAGGGTGCGGGGCATCCAGATTGGGATGTTTCCATTGCCGACAAAGCCCGGTCTCCCCGCATCGGCTATTGGGCGGGTCGGCGATTATCCGGTCGACAGGGCATATGCCGGGGAAGTATATAATGAGGGATGCGAGTTGGATTGCACATCGGCAAGCACTTATAGAGCTCTAATATAAATCCGCTACATGTCGTGGAATCTAATCCGCAACTTGAGGAGCTCTCGAACCTTTTCCTGACTGTCGGATAAATCTCCGCAAGTCGACCTGCAGAGCCGTGTATGGGCAGCTGTGTATCGGAACACAGATCTATATGATTTTTGAATCATAGGAATTTCTAATATGGGGACAGGCCGGGCTTATTCAAATCACCAATCCAATCTATCGATTCTAGCCCAATACTATTTCACCATCTAACATCTAAAAGACCACTTCCAGGTTTCATCTGTTTCCACTGCTCAGAGCAACTTACCATACACCTACTACGCTGTACATCAACATTTCTATGCAGAGCTTCTGGTTTTCTGCATCATTTGCACCAATTTTAACCCTCAGCATCGCCAAATTCCATCGACAACGAGGCGGGAAAGGAGAGGCGGAAAGAGATTAATTCTCTGACCTCTTCAAACCCCGACCCCTCGCGAACATTGCTGCCAATGTCGCAATACAACCAAACACGGAGCTAGCGGCAAACGCCATGCGAATGCCACCATAGTATACCTCTCTTGCTGCGAGTTGGACCTCCGGGTCGAGGTCGTAGATTGCAGAGACAGAGTGGCGGATCTCATCGATTACCTATTTTCAGGGAGAAAGATGGATGGTGAGCGGGTTGCTACATTAAGATATATGGGTGGGACAGGGATAGTCGTGACTAGGAGGGGGACGAGAAGTGGGGGGGATGAGATGAGGTGCATGGTCGGAGGGATGGGAGGAGTGGTACTTTCCATTTATTCGGTACTCCGCGCAATGCCCCAGGCAATGAGCGCAAAAGTTCATTTTGTACAATTGTCGACGTAATGGCGACACCGTAGACTGTTCCAAGCGAGCGGATG is a window of Aspergillus puulaauensis MK2 DNA, chromosome 4, nearly complete sequence DNA encoding:
- a CDS encoding putative 2-deoxy-D-gluconate 3-dehydrogenase (COG:Q;~EggNog:ENOG410PHW8;~InterPro:IPR002347,IPR036291,IPR020904;~PFAM:PF00106,PF13561,PF08659,PF01370;~SMCOG1001:short-chain dehydrogenase/reductase SDR;~antiSMASH:Cluster_4.3;~go_function: GO:0016491 - oxidoreductase activity [Evidence IEA];~go_process: GO:0055114 - oxidation-reduction process [Evidence IEA]) codes for the protein MADSVPSLFSLQGKTALITGGTRGIGAAMAIALAEAGADIILVQRDASNTSTHDHITNTLKRKATIHTAELSDRSSVKAIIPTLVSQGHNPTILLNCAGIQRRHPSEKFPDEDWDDVLNVNLTSVFTLCREFGAYILSQPESAFVNGRKKGSIINVASLLSYQGGITVPAYAASKGGVAQLTKALSNEWVGKGINVNAIAPGYIDTDMNVALINDNNRNVGIMARIPAGRWGKPEDFKGPVVFLASEASSYVSGELVTVDGGWMGR